The following coding sequences are from one Vicugna pacos chromosome 11, VicPac4, whole genome shotgun sequence window:
- the FAM241B gene encoding protein FAM241B isoform X11 — protein sequence MVRILANGEIVQDDDPRVRTTTQPRSSTPRQSFLSRGHGAPLGGPGPRQQQAGARLGAAQSPFNDLNRQLVNMGFPQWHLGNHAVEPVTSILLLFLLMMLGVRGLLLVGLVYLVSHLSQR from the exons ATGGTTCGGATATTGGCCAATGGGGAAATTGTGCAGGATGACGACCCCCGCGTGAGGACCACTACCCAACCACGCAGTAGCACCCCTCGACAG AGCTTTCTCAGTAGGGGTCATGGTGCCCCCCTGGGGGGTCCTGGCCCTCGCCAGCAGCAGGCGGGAGCCAGGCTGGGTGCTGCTCAGTCCCCCTTCAATGACCTCAACCGGCAGCTGGTGAACATGGGCTTCCCCCAGTGGCATCTTGGCAACCACGCTGTGGAGCCGGTGACTTCCATcctgctcctcttcctgctcATGATGCTCGGCGTACGTGGACTCCTGCTGGTGGGCCTTGTCTACCTGGTGTCCCACCTGAGTCAGCGATGA